One genomic region from Gemmatimonadota bacterium encodes:
- a CDS encoding tyrosine recombinase XerC, which produces MGTPEAADPVRRDVERFLVHVRDERRLSPHTVSAYARDLDAFCAFQDEAGGAGSWSWTDVDRRRIRSFMGAGTRAGLDRRTVARQVSALRSFFRFLHLDERVPANPARTVRSPRMERRLPGHLSRPEIERLFEDAALRAGENTLEGTRDLAMLELLYGSGLRLSELQAMDVGDVDAKGGQVRVRGKGRKERIVPVTGSALRALARYLPRRLDALDGTTTDGAALFLSRRGQRLSRRTIQRRVRERLGTAAADAGLSVHSLRHSFATHLLDAGADLLAVKELLGHVSLSTTRIYTHTSRERLRQVHRAAHPRA; this is translated from the coding sequence GTGGGCACGCCTGAGGCTGCCGATCCCGTGCGGCGGGACGTGGAGCGGTTCCTGGTGCATGTGCGGGACGAGCGCCGCCTCTCCCCGCACACGGTGAGCGCCTACGCCCGCGATCTCGACGCCTTCTGCGCCTTCCAGGACGAGGCGGGGGGTGCCGGGAGCTGGAGCTGGACCGACGTCGATCGTCGACGCATCCGCTCCTTCATGGGCGCGGGCACGCGCGCGGGCCTCGACCGCCGCACGGTGGCGCGCCAGGTGTCCGCGCTGCGGAGCTTCTTCCGCTTCCTGCACCTGGACGAGCGGGTGCCGGCCAATCCAGCCCGGACGGTCCGCTCTCCGCGGATGGAGCGCCGGTTGCCGGGTCACCTGTCCCGCCCCGAGATCGAGCGACTCTTCGAGGATGCGGCCCTCCGGGCCGGGGAGAACACGCTCGAGGGCACGCGGGATCTGGCCATGCTCGAGCTGCTGTACGGCAGCGGTCTGCGGCTGTCCGAGCTCCAGGCCATGGACGTCGGGGACGTGGATGCGAAGGGCGGCCAGGTGCGGGTGCGTGGGAAAGGTCGCAAGGAGCGCATCGTACCCGTGACGGGCTCGGCGCTCCGGGCGCTCGCCCGCTATCTGCCCCGACGGCTGGACGCCCTGGACGGTACGACGACGGACGGAGCGGCGCTCTTCCTGAGCCGGCGCGGCCAGCGTCTCTCGCGGCGCACCATCCAGCGGCGCGTCCGCGAGCGCCTGGGCACGGCCGCCGCCGATGCCGGGCTCAGCGTGCACTCGCTCCGGCACTCCTTCGCCACCCACCTGCTGGACGCGGGGGCCGACCTCCTGGCGGTCAAGGAGCTGCTGGGACACGTCTCGCTGTCCACGACCCGGATCTACACCCATACCTCCCGGGAACGGCTCCGGCAGGTCCACCGGGCGGCGCATCCGCGTGCCTGA
- the hslV gene encoding ATP-dependent protease subunit HslV, whose product MDERFLRATTVIAVRQGGRTAMAGDGQVTMGDTVVKVAAQKVRALKDGKILAGFAGGVADAFALFEKLEEKLDRFPANLTRACVELAKDWRTDRFLRRLDALLVVASAHELFLIGGDGNVISPDDDVIAIGSGGPYALAAARALKAHTELGAGEIARASLEIAADICIYTNRQISVLELE is encoded by the coding sequence ATGGACGAGCGTTTCCTGAGGGCCACCACCGTGATCGCGGTGCGGCAGGGCGGCCGGACGGCCATGGCCGGCGACGGCCAGGTGACCATGGGAGACACGGTGGTCAAGGTCGCGGCCCAGAAGGTCCGGGCCCTCAAGGACGGAAAGATCCTGGCCGGCTTCGCCGGCGGCGTGGCCGACGCGTTCGCGCTCTTCGAGAAGCTGGAGGAGAAGCTCGATCGCTTCCCGGCCAACCTCACCCGGGCCTGCGTCGAGCTGGCCAAGGACTGGCGCACGGATCGCTTCCTGCGCCGCCTCGATGCGCTGCTCGTGGTGGCCAGCGCCCACGAGCTGTTCCTGATCGGAGGGGACGGCAACGTGATCTCGCCGGACGATGACGTCATCGCCATCGGCTCGGGAGGTCCCTACGCGCTGGCCGCGGCCCGAGCGCTCAAGGCGCACACGGAGCTGGGGGCCGGTGAGATCGCGCGGGCGTCCCTCGAGATCGCCGCGGACATCTGTATCTATACGAATCGTCAGATCAGCGTTCTGGAGCTGGAGTGA
- the hslU gene encoding ATP-dependent protease ATPase subunit HslU, with product MDELTPKQIVAELDKYIVGQGDAKKAVAIALRNRWRRQRVEETLREEIVPNNLILIGPTGVGKTEIARRLARLAGAPFVKVEASKFTEVGYVGRDVESMIRDLADIAVNMVRGEREADVQEEAEARVEEKILDLLLPKSAEEEPAKEEARRAPQMFVAGPQGVEHRPTDEEGVDERWGRTREKLRTLLRDGQLEDREVEVEVQQTPALDGMMIPMGGFDGGMDFNFTEMLQEMLPKRKKRRVVSVSEARRILLQDEFDKLVDMDDVVNEALYRVEESGIVFLDEIDKVASERGTHGPDVSRGGVQRDLLPIVEGSNVQTKYGMIRTDHILFIAAGAFHVAKPSDLIPELQGRFPIRVELKSLGREDFVRILKEPQNALVTQYAAMVETEGASLVFTDEGVEEIARIAMEVNERMENIGARRLQTVLTTLLEDVLFELPESGAAEVRVDPDFVRLRLQNIVEDEDLRRYIL from the coding sequence CTGGACGAGCTCACGCCGAAGCAGATCGTCGCCGAGCTGGACAAGTACATCGTGGGGCAGGGCGACGCCAAGAAAGCGGTCGCCATCGCGCTGCGGAACCGCTGGCGCCGTCAGCGGGTCGAGGAGACCCTCCGGGAGGAGATCGTCCCCAACAACCTGATCCTCATCGGTCCCACGGGCGTGGGGAAGACGGAGATCGCGCGTCGGCTGGCCCGCCTCGCCGGCGCGCCGTTCGTGAAGGTGGAAGCGTCCAAGTTCACGGAGGTCGGCTACGTCGGGCGCGACGTCGAGTCGATGATCCGCGACCTGGCCGACATCGCGGTGAACATGGTACGCGGCGAGCGCGAGGCCGACGTGCAGGAGGAGGCGGAGGCGCGCGTCGAGGAGAAGATCCTCGACCTGCTGCTGCCCAAGTCCGCGGAGGAGGAGCCGGCCAAGGAAGAGGCCCGGCGCGCCCCCCAGATGTTCGTCGCCGGCCCGCAGGGCGTGGAGCACCGCCCCACCGACGAGGAAGGGGTCGACGAGCGTTGGGGTCGCACGCGCGAGAAGCTGCGCACCTTGCTGCGCGACGGGCAGTTGGAAGACCGTGAGGTGGAGGTGGAGGTCCAGCAGACACCCGCTCTCGACGGGATGATGATCCCGATGGGTGGCTTCGATGGCGGCATGGACTTCAACTTCACCGAGATGCTGCAGGAGATGCTCCCGAAGCGGAAGAAGCGCCGGGTCGTCTCCGTTTCGGAGGCGCGCCGCATCCTGCTCCAGGACGAGTTCGACAAGCTCGTGGACATGGATGACGTGGTGAACGAGGCGCTCTACCGTGTGGAGGAGAGCGGGATCGTCTTCCTCGACGAGATCGACAAGGTGGCCTCCGAGCGCGGCACCCACGGCCCCGACGTGAGCCGCGGCGGGGTGCAGCGCGACCTGCTGCCCATCGTCGAGGGTTCGAACGTCCAGACGAAGTACGGGATGATCCGCACGGACCACATCCTGTTCATCGCCGCGGGCGCGTTCCATGTCGCCAAGCCCAGTGACCTGATCCCGGAGCTGCAGGGACGCTTCCCCATCCGGGTGGAGCTCAAGAGCCTGGGCCGTGAGGACTTCGTGCGGATCCTCAAGGAGCCGCAGAACGCGTTGGTCACCCAGTACGCGGCCATGGTGGAGACGGAAGGCGCATCGCTGGTCTTCACGGACGAGGGCGTCGAGGAGATCGCCCGGATCGCCATGGAGGTCAACGAGCGCATGGAGAACATCGGCGCTCGCCGGCTCCAGACCGTGCTGACCACCCTGCTGGAGGACGTGCTGTTCGAGCTTCCCGAATCGGGCGCCGCCGAGGTGCGGGTGGACCCGGACTTCGTACGCCTCCGGCTGCAGAACATCGTCGAGGACGAGGATCTGCGTCGCTATATCCTTTGA